From a single Planococcus shenhongbingii genomic region:
- a CDS encoding FxsA family protein, which translates to MKWLFLALILVPTLELALLIWAGGKIGFFVTLAIILGTGLLGAYLAKKQGLKAIRDIQESFSRLQPPGDHLMNAAFVLVGGVLLLTPGFISDAIGLTLLFKPTQLLYKPLVYKLIQKNMKNTRVIVR; encoded by the coding sequence ATGAAATGGCTATTTTTAGCCCTGATTCTTGTTCCGACTCTTGAATTGGCCCTTCTTATCTGGGCTGGAGGGAAAATCGGCTTTTTTGTAACACTTGCCATTATTCTTGGAACTGGATTGCTCGGTGCTTATTTGGCGAAAAAGCAAGGTTTGAAGGCAATCCGGGATATCCAGGAGAGCTTCAGCCGGCTCCAGCCTCCTGGTGATCATTTGATGAACGCCGCCTTTGTTTTAGTTGGAGGCGTCTTATTACTGACTCCAGGTTTTATTTCAGATGCGATAGGTTTGACTCTGTTGTTTAAACCTACACAACTATTATATAAACCGCTGGTATATAAACTGATTCAGAAAAACATGAAAAACACTCGGGTTATCGTTCGGTAA